Proteins found in one Gigantopelta aegis isolate Gae_Host chromosome 12, Gae_host_genome, whole genome shotgun sequence genomic segment:
- the LOC121386407 gene encoding ubiquitin-fold modifier-conjugating enzyme 1: protein MWRAQFFSFYVRDITLNYCCLFANMVDEATKKSLAQIPLLKTKAGPRDGEEWIQRLKEEYQSLIKYVQNNKEADNDWFRLESNKEGTRWFGKCWYIHELLKYEFELEFDIPVTYPTTAPELALPELDGKTAKMYRGGKICLTDHFKPLWARNVPKFGIAHAMSLGLGPWLAVEIPDLIHKGAITHKDDSNAAKNQ, encoded by the exons ATGTGGCGTGcgcaatttttttcattttacgtAAGGGACATCACTCTAAATTACTGCTGTTTATTTGCAAACATGGTCGACGAAGCCACTAAGAAATCTTTAGCTCAAATCCCTCTGTTGAAGACCAAAGCTGGTCCCAGGGATGGTGAAGAGTGGATTCAGAGGTTGAAAGAAGAGTATCAATCTTTGATAAAG tATGTACAGAACAACAAGGAAGCCGACAATGACTGGTTTCGTCTCGAGTCCAACAAGGAAGGGACGCGGTGGTTCGGAAAGTGTTGGTACATCCACGAACTCCTTAAATACGAGTTTGAACTCGAGTTTGAT ATTCCTGTCACGTACCCGACAACAGCTCCAGAGTTAGCGTTACCAGAGTTAGACGGAAAAACGGCCAAGATGTACAG AGGTGGAAAAATTTGTTTGACTGATCACTTTAAGCCACTGTGGGCTCGCAATGTCCCCAAGTTTGGAATTGCTCATGCGATGTCACTAGGG CTTGGACCGTGGCTTGCTGTGGAGATACCCGACTTGATACATAAAGGCGCAATAACACATAAAGACGATTCCAATGCTGCAAAGAACCAATGA
- the LOC121386934 gene encoding intraflagellar transport protein 46 homolog isoform X2 yields the protein MMMEDDSDDEQANPRVVHHNQPYDESLEVPDAEEIASTYSPTPRVPQPGASDRGMSRDNSILSDQSDEEDDDDVEFSHDRNKGMPPPPQGKMAPPQRSSGPPPQQRQVNDDDDDGDDDGSGDSGDDDDSEEGPPQVEGAYDPADFESLPVTPEIKELFQYITRYTPQSIELEQKLRPFIPDFIPAVGDIDAFIKISRPDQKHDTLGLTVLDEPCAKQSDPTVLDLQLRAISKQTTAKQLVVKSLENAEKNPKHVDNWIESIRELHRSKPPPNVHYSKNMPDIDTLMQEWPPEFEELLKEVGLPTAELDCDLGQYVEIIASMLDIPIYKDTKHHEKIQALHVLFTLYSEFKNSQHFRTLAQENRLDNNMKNENSADTDERLVL from the exons ATGATGATGGAGGATGATTCGGACGACGAGCAAGCAAAT CCACGTGTAGTTCATCACAATCAACCCTATGACGAGTCGCTTGAAGTGCCTGATGCTGAAGAAATTGCCAGTACATATTCCCCAACACCCAGAGTCCCACAGCCAGGAG cATCAGACCGAGGAATGAGTCGGGACAATTCCATCCTGTCTGACCAGTCCGATGAAGAGGATGATGACGATGTCGAGTTCTCCCACGACAGAAATAAAGGG ATGCCTCCACCACCCCAGGGAAAGATGGCGCCACCGCAACGCAGCTCAGGACCACCGCCACAGCAACGGCAGgtgaatgatgatgatgatgacggtgatgatgatgggtCTGGGGATTCGGGCGATGATGATGACAGTGAGGAAGGACCTCCGCAAGTTGAAGG TGCTTATGATCCAGCTGACTTCGAGAGCCTGCCCGTGACACCTGAAATCAAAGAACTCTTTCAGTATATCACTCG GTACACTCCGCAGTCGATAGAACTCGAACAGAAGCTGAGGCCTTTTATTCCCGACTTCATACCAGCCGTCGGAGACATTGATGCTTTTATTAAG ATTTCCCGTCCAGATCAGAAACACGACACGCTCGGTTTGACTGTGTTGGACGAACCGTGTGCGAAACAGTCCGATCCAACAGTGCTCGACCTGCAGCTGAGAGCCATCTCCAAGCAAACCACTGCTAAACAACTG GTTGTGAAGAGTCTTGAGAATGCAGAGAAAAATCCGAAACACGTGGATAACTGGATTGAAAGTATCCGTGAATTACACCGGTCAAAGCCTCCACCCAATGTCCACTACTCCAA aaatatgCCGGATATTGATACTCTCATGCAAGAATGGCCACCAGAATTTGAAGAGCTCCTCAAAGAG GTCGGGTTACCCACAGCAGAACTCGACTGTGATTTGGGACAGTACGTGGAGATAATCGCTT CTATGCTCGACATCCCGATCTACAAGGACACTAAGCACCATGAGAAGATCCAGGCACTTCACGTTCTCTTCACCCTCTACTCAGAGTTCAAAAACTCTCAG CATTTCCGTACTCTTGCACAAGAAAACCGACTGGACAACAACATGAAGAATGAGAATTCAGCTGACACAGATGAGAGACTAGTTCTTTAG
- the LOC121386934 gene encoding intraflagellar transport protein 46 homolog isoform X1, with translation MMMEDDSDDEQANPRVVHHNQPYDESLEVPDAEEIASTYSPTPRVPQPGVKARQAPTSVKGASDRGMSRDNSILSDQSDEEDDDDVEFSHDRNKGMPPPPQGKMAPPQRSSGPPPQQRQVNDDDDDGDDDGSGDSGDDDDSEEGPPQVEGAYDPADFESLPVTPEIKELFQYITRYTPQSIELEQKLRPFIPDFIPAVGDIDAFIKISRPDQKHDTLGLTVLDEPCAKQSDPTVLDLQLRAISKQTTAKQLVVKSLENAEKNPKHVDNWIESIRELHRSKPPPNVHYSKNMPDIDTLMQEWPPEFEELLKEVGLPTAELDCDLGQYVEIIASMLDIPIYKDTKHHEKIQALHVLFTLYSEFKNSQHFRTLAQENRLDNNMKNENSADTDERLVL, from the exons ATGATGATGGAGGATGATTCGGACGACGAGCAAGCAAAT CCACGTGTAGTTCATCACAATCAACCCTATGACGAGTCGCTTGAAGTGCCTGATGCTGAAGAAATTGCCAGTACATATTCCCCAACACCCAGAGTCCCACAGCCAGGAG TGAAAGCCAGACAGGCACCAACCTCAGTGAAGGGAG cATCAGACCGAGGAATGAGTCGGGACAATTCCATCCTGTCTGACCAGTCCGATGAAGAGGATGATGACGATGTCGAGTTCTCCCACGACAGAAATAAAGGG ATGCCTCCACCACCCCAGGGAAAGATGGCGCCACCGCAACGCAGCTCAGGACCACCGCCACAGCAACGGCAGgtgaatgatgatgatgatgacggtgatgatgatgggtCTGGGGATTCGGGCGATGATGATGACAGTGAGGAAGGACCTCCGCAAGTTGAAGG TGCTTATGATCCAGCTGACTTCGAGAGCCTGCCCGTGACACCTGAAATCAAAGAACTCTTTCAGTATATCACTCG GTACACTCCGCAGTCGATAGAACTCGAACAGAAGCTGAGGCCTTTTATTCCCGACTTCATACCAGCCGTCGGAGACATTGATGCTTTTATTAAG ATTTCCCGTCCAGATCAGAAACACGACACGCTCGGTTTGACTGTGTTGGACGAACCGTGTGCGAAACAGTCCGATCCAACAGTGCTCGACCTGCAGCTGAGAGCCATCTCCAAGCAAACCACTGCTAAACAACTG GTTGTGAAGAGTCTTGAGAATGCAGAGAAAAATCCGAAACACGTGGATAACTGGATTGAAAGTATCCGTGAATTACACCGGTCAAAGCCTCCACCCAATGTCCACTACTCCAA aaatatgCCGGATATTGATACTCTCATGCAAGAATGGCCACCAGAATTTGAAGAGCTCCTCAAAGAG GTCGGGTTACCCACAGCAGAACTCGACTGTGATTTGGGACAGTACGTGGAGATAATCGCTT CTATGCTCGACATCCCGATCTACAAGGACACTAAGCACCATGAGAAGATCCAGGCACTTCACGTTCTCTTCACCCTCTACTCAGAGTTCAAAAACTCTCAG CATTTCCGTACTCTTGCACAAGAAAACCGACTGGACAACAACATGAAGAATGAGAATTCAGCTGACACAGATGAGAGACTAGTTCTTTAG